One genomic segment of Natronospira proteinivora includes these proteins:
- a CDS encoding YifB family Mg chelatase-like AAA ATPase — protein MRLATVRTRALLGIQSPEVRVEVHIARGLPSLSIVGLPDAAMRESRDRVKAAIGNAGFEFPRRRVVVNLAPADLPKEGARFDLPIALGILAAAGEIPADALEAYCFLGELSLSGTLRPVNGVLPAACACGPAGQQLVVPEGNGSEAALAAETDSRVADHLLTVANALIKDSALPKTEPAVADKPARVADLEDVRGQHQARRALEVAAAGGHSLLFLGPPGTGKSMLAARLPGILPEMDDGEALEAAAVASVSGEGLDPARWRIRPFRCPHHTASGVALVGGGSQPRPGEISLAHRGVLFLDELPEFSRKVLEVLREPLESGEIHISRAARRATFPARFQLVAAMNPCPCGYQGDPIKACRCTEEQVERYRNRISGPLLDRIDLQVSVPRPERELLRPDAPPGESSAAVRERVMAARQRQQQRQGCLNAALDNGGIAAHCVPDPAGGQLIEQATERFGLSGRAYHRILRLARTLADLEGLEGIHAGHVAEAIQYRSLDRREATNPDPAMDA, from the coding sequence ATGCGTCTAGCCACGGTTCGAACACGGGCATTGCTGGGAATCCAGTCGCCGGAGGTGCGGGTGGAGGTGCACATCGCCCGGGGCCTGCCCTCGCTGTCCATTGTCGGCTTGCCGGATGCCGCCATGCGGGAGAGCCGGGACCGGGTCAAGGCGGCCATCGGCAATGCCGGCTTCGAATTTCCTCGACGGCGGGTGGTGGTCAACCTGGCACCCGCGGATCTCCCAAAGGAAGGAGCGCGATTCGACCTGCCCATTGCACTGGGTATTCTGGCGGCGGCAGGCGAGATTCCAGCGGATGCGCTGGAGGCCTATTGCTTCCTCGGGGAGCTTTCCTTGTCAGGTACCTTGCGCCCCGTCAATGGCGTTCTCCCCGCTGCCTGTGCCTGCGGACCGGCCGGCCAGCAACTGGTGGTTCCCGAGGGTAATGGCAGTGAAGCGGCCCTGGCCGCCGAGACCGACAGTCGAGTAGCGGACCACTTGCTAACTGTGGCCAATGCCCTGATCAAGGACAGTGCCTTGCCCAAGACGGAACCGGCCGTGGCCGACAAGCCGGCCCGGGTGGCGGATCTTGAGGATGTGCGGGGCCAGCACCAGGCACGGCGGGCCCTGGAGGTGGCGGCGGCCGGGGGCCATTCGCTGCTGTTTTTGGGCCCGCCCGGTACCGGCAAATCCATGCTCGCCGCCCGCCTGCCCGGCATCCTCCCTGAAATGGATGACGGGGAGGCTTTGGAAGCCGCCGCCGTGGCCTCGGTAAGCGGTGAAGGCCTGGACCCGGCTCGATGGCGGATACGCCCCTTCCGTTGCCCTCACCACACGGCCTCGGGGGTCGCCCTGGTAGGGGGCGGCTCGCAACCACGTCCCGGGGAAATCTCCCTGGCCCACCGTGGGGTGCTGTTCCTGGATGAGTTGCCGGAATTCAGCCGCAAGGTACTGGAAGTCCTGCGCGAGCCCCTGGAAAGTGGCGAGATTCATATTTCCCGGGCTGCACGCCGTGCCACCTTCCCGGCCCGTTTCCAGCTGGTGGCGGCCATGAACCCCTGCCCCTGCGGCTACCAGGGCGACCCTATCAAGGCCTGTCGCTGCACCGAGGAACAGGTGGAACGTTACCGCAATCGGATATCGGGCCCCCTGTTGGACCGGATCGACCTGCAGGTGAGTGTGCCGCGCCCGGAACGGGAATTACTGCGTCCAGACGCGCCCCCGGGGGAATCCAGCGCGGCCGTGCGCGAACGTGTAATGGCCGCCCGCCAGCGTCAACAACAGCGGCAAGGCTGTCTCAATGCGGCCCTGGACAATGGGGGTATTGCTGCCCATTGTGTGCCGGATCCGGCGGGCGGGCAGCTGATCGAACAGGCCACCGAACGCTTTGGGCTGTCCGGGCGGGCCTACCATCGCATCCTGCGCCTGGCGCGAACCCTGGCCGACCTGGAAGGCCTCGAGGGGATCCATGCCGGCCATGTGGCGGAAGCCATTCAGTATCGCAGCCTGGATCGTCGAGAAGCCACGAACCCGGACCCGGCGATGGACGCCTGA
- a CDS encoding antibiotic biosynthesis monooxygenase family protein encodes MILREWRGVTPTAKRDEYLAYMEKTGIKAHTGLKGNHGVMVMTRDLPNNRSEIVILTLWDSREAIEAFTGGRADRARYHSKEQDYLVEMPTDVTHYEVQHTDGLPGG; translated from the coding sequence ATGATTCTTCGGGAATGGCGCGGCGTGACCCCTACAGCCAAGCGGGACGAATACCTCGCTTACATGGAAAAAACAGGCATCAAGGCCCATACCGGTTTGAAAGGTAACCACGGCGTCATGGTCATGACCCGGGATCTCCCGAATAATCGTAGTGAGATTGTGATCCTCACTCTCTGGGATAGCCGTGAAGCGATTGAGGCCTTTACCGGCGGGCGCGCCGACCGGGCCCGTTATCACAGCAAGGAGCAGGACTACCTGGTGGAAATGCCCACCGATGTGACCCACTATGAGGTCCAGCACACGGATGGTTTGCCGGGGGGCTGA